A stretch of the Corynebacterium maris DSM 45190 genome encodes the following:
- a CDS encoding glycosyltransferase family 87 protein, whose translation MEEPLARGFITFLGGRIGRHADVGVARWWTPVRVLTLTSLVFLAFGFLSKANCLQGTRGEGGGVDLDWSGNRQYVSACYNDVIPLYHGRGLDQPGFPYAYSWQEGDLTRYMEYPVLAGLFQGLTGWLTRLTYPVIEALPFTIAEAAWYFCLTAFLLAGLWVITVRIVADLAGNRIWDTVLVAASPLVVVHAFTNWDIPSVTAVAAALLLMKKGRPGWAGVAVGLGTAFKLWPLFILGAYLVLAVRSLQWRPMTRMTITAAASWAVVNVPVLLAYPAAWKEFLRLNSERGWEWTTVWAVVARATGWTGFDSGAGAPTILNAVTFLLFAGACLAIFVLGLRVRRRPRVAELVFLIVAAFLLVNKVWSPQYSLWLLIPAVLALPRWRLLLSWMTAEALVWPVLMWHMHGVENNGAPGELLNLVIVIRGAFIIVMMVLVIRQMLGRGHDKVAAAHEGLDPLAGAFGWADRLSRRSAAGRDGASHAAGDAPEKKVSSC comes from the coding sequence ATGGAAGAACCCCTCGCCCGCGGCTTCATCACCTTTCTCGGCGGCCGCATCGGCCGCCACGCCGACGTCGGTGTCGCCCGATGGTGGACCCCCGTCCGTGTCCTGACCCTCACGTCGTTGGTGTTCCTGGCCTTCGGCTTCCTGAGCAAGGCGAATTGCCTGCAAGGGACACGCGGCGAGGGCGGGGGCGTCGACCTGGACTGGTCCGGCAACCGCCAATACGTCTCCGCCTGCTACAACGACGTCATCCCCCTGTACCACGGACGCGGGCTCGACCAGCCGGGCTTTCCCTACGCCTACTCCTGGCAGGAAGGCGACCTGACGCGCTACATGGAGTACCCGGTCCTCGCCGGACTGTTCCAAGGACTCACGGGCTGGCTCACCCGCCTCACCTACCCGGTGATTGAGGCGCTGCCCTTCACCATCGCGGAGGCCGCCTGGTACTTCTGCCTCACCGCCTTCCTCCTCGCCGGCCTGTGGGTGATCACCGTGCGCATCGTCGCCGACCTGGCCGGCAACCGCATCTGGGACACCGTCCTGGTCGCCGCCTCCCCGCTGGTCGTCGTCCACGCCTTCACCAACTGGGACATCCCGTCGGTCACCGCGGTCGCGGCGGCGCTGCTGCTGATGAAGAAAGGCCGACCCGGCTGGGCGGGAGTCGCCGTCGGCCTGGGCACCGCCTTCAAACTGTGGCCGCTGTTTATCCTCGGCGCCTATCTCGTGCTTGCCGTGCGCTCGCTGCAGTGGCGGCCGATGACCCGCATGACGATCACCGCCGCCGCGTCCTGGGCGGTCGTGAACGTCCCCGTCCTGCTCGCCTACCCCGCGGCGTGGAAAGAATTCCTCCGCCTCAACAGCGAGCGCGGCTGGGAATGGACCACGGTCTGGGCGGTCGTCGCCCGTGCCACCGGCTGGACGGGCTTCGACTCCGGCGCCGGCGCCCCCACCATCCTTAACGCCGTGACCTTCCTCCTCTTCGCCGGCGCCTGCCTGGCGATCTTCGTGCTCGGCCTCCGCGTGCGGCGTAGGCCCCGGGTGGCGGAACTGGTGTTCCTCATCGTGGCGGCCTTCCTGCTCGTCAACAAAGTCTGGTCGCCGCAGTACTCCCTCTGGCTGCTCATCCCCGCGGTCCTCGCCTTGCCGCGGTGGCGGCTGCTGCTGAGCTGGATGACCGCGGAAGCGCTCGTGTGGCCGGTGTTGATGTGGCACATGCACGGCGTGGAGAACAACGGCGCGCCGGGGGAGCTGTTGAATCTGGTGATCGTGATCCGAGGCGCGTTCATTATTGTGATGATGGTGCTTGTGATCCGCCAGATGCTCGGTCGCGGCCACGACAAGGTCGCGGCGGCGCACGAGGGGCTCGACCCGCTGGCGGGAGCCTTCGGGTGGGCCGACCGGCTCAGCCGCAGATCCGCCGCCGGGCGGGACGGCGCCTCCCACGCAGCGGGAGACGCCCCTGAGAAGAAAGTGTCGTCATGCTGA